TATCCGCCCTGGGGCGTCGGGCTTATCCATTTACCTCGCCGGGCCGGTGCCTTTTCCGGGCGGACAAACCCGCCCGAAAGTCACCTTTTGGATACGGCGCGGTGCGGCGCGGCATTGAGTTCTGGATGGCGACTGAGAATTGGGTCCGTCTGACAGCCAGGAATTGAGCACGCACGCGTGAGCACGAATAAAGGAGTTGACGTTGATGACGATCTTTGATCGATTCAACTTCAAGGTAATTGCCGCCGCCGCAGGGTTGTGTGGGGCTGCGCTGTCATTGAGCCCGGTCGCGGCCGCCCTGCCGTTCAAGACGGGCGGCGCCGCGTGCATTCAGGGCATGGCCGGGGAACTCGCACCGGCGGGAGTCGGGGGTGCGCCGGCCGCGGCGGCGGCAGCCGCGGCGTGCTGCGCTTACGGCGCCGGCGCGGGAGCCGCTGGGGCCCCGGCGCCCGCGGGCGGACCCGCGCCCGCGGGAGCTCCGGGAGCTCCGGGGGCTACGGGCGCGACGGGGACCGCGATGACCTGCTGCGCCTACCCCGGTGGCGCCGCGGGCGGCCCGGCCGGCGCGGGAGGAACGACGCCCGCCGGAGGCACCACACCCGCCGGCGAGTCGACGCCCGCCGGCCCGGCCGCTGCCGGTGCGTGCGCGCCGGCCAGTGCGCCGCTGACCGACATGGCCGGCGTTCCGGTGGTGGTGCCGGGTCCGGCGGCGGTGCCGGTGGTTGCGCCGGTACCCGTCGGCGCCCCCGTCCCCGTCGGCGCACCGGTCCCCGTCGGCGCACCGGTACCGGTCGGCGCACCGGTACCGGTCGGCGCGCCCGTCCCCGTCGGCGCGCCGGTGCCCGTCGGTGCGCCAGTTCCGATCGGCGCACCCGTCCCCGTCGGTGCGCCCGTCCCCGTCGGCGCGCCGGTGCCCGTCGGTGCGCCAGTTCCGATCGGCGCACCCGTCGCGGGCGGGGTTCCGGTTCCGCTGGCTCCGGTCATCGCGGCCGGCACTCCGCTGGTCGACCTCGGTCCAGTGGCAGCCCCGATCACCGACATGTCGGGGACTGGCAAAGGCGAACCGACCCGCCCGGTGCCGGGAGGGCCGGTGCCCGGGCAGCCCTATCGGCCCGGTCCTGCTAGCTGATTTCGGCGTCGAGGAACCCCCGGGGTGAGTTTCACCCGGGGGTTCCTTTTCGTCGCGGGTCGCACGCCCAATTACATCGGCGGGCCGGGTGTGTGTTATTCGACGCCTTGATTTACGGCACGCCGATATGACTATTGCCTCGCGCACACCGAATCAGATTCGGTCGGCGCAGGAATAGTGGACTCCGCTGCAGCGGAGAATGCGTAATTCGCAGTGAATGCGAACAGCTAGTCAGCAGAGCGCATTAATTGATTCGGCGGCGGACGCGTTCCGGCGTCCACACCGCCAGTGCGTCGCGCGTCCGGCGGCACACCGCTGCGCAAGGCTGTCGACCTTGGTAGCGGGTCGACCGTGGCGTGGCACGCTGGCACTGATCTCAACTCCCTCTAACTGACATGGTTGCAATAGCGATGCTAAAGGCGGGCTGAGCAGGGAAAGCGCAGCCGCGGTGGGCGATTCGGTCAAGGCTTCGTCACGGTTCGGCCACGCGGGCGGGTTGGTCTATTGGCCGTGGTCGGCGCGGGGCGGTTGGCCGCCCGCCACCCCTGCGCGTTGCACCAGCGTGACAGCCGGCGCCGAGCGTCACGCCAGCGTGACGCTCCCGAGGGCCCCGCCGAGCGTTGCACCAGCGCGACTGTCGGCGCCGGCCGTCACGCTGGCGTGACGTTCGGCGCACCTAAGGCCCCGCCGAGCGCCGCGGCACGCACGCGGCGCGCCCCGCGGGCCCAGCCGGCCTTGGCGCCCCAGCACCGGCGGTCAGCGGTTGTGCAGCCAGCGCAGCGCCGCCTCGGCGGCGTGATAGCCGCACAGGCCGTGTATCCCGGCGCCCGGCGGCCCGGACTGCGAGCACAGGTAGACACCCGGCACGCCGATCGCATACGGGTCGACCGCTATCCGCGGCCGGAAGAGGATCTGCAACCGGTCGTTGGCGCCGCCGATGATGTCGCCGCCGATGAAGCTGGGATTGCGGGCCTGCAGTTCGCCGGTGCTGGTGGACACCGTCGCGACGATACGGTCGCGAAACCCGGGCGCGAACCGCTCGATCTGGTCGACGATCGCGGCCGTCGCGTCGCCGGTGTAGCCGTACGGCACGTGCGCGTACGCGTAGATCGGGTTGATGTTGCCCGCCGACCGGGACGGGTCGGCCAGATACTGCTGCCCGAGCAGCACGAACGGACGTTGCACCATCTTGCCTTGTGCGCGTTGGCGTTCGGTCTCGGCGATCTCTTGGAAGCTACCGCCCAGATGCACCGTCCCGGCCCGCCCGCAATCGGGGTTGGCCCAGGGGATGTCGCCATCGATCGCGAAGTCGACCTTGAACGCCGAGGAACCTTCGCGGTAACGCCGATAGGACCGCCTGATGCGGGCCGGCATCGCATCGCCGTACAGATCGAGAACCTGGGCGGGGCTGAGGTCGAGCATGACGATGTCCGCGGTCGGGATGTCGCGGCGGCGGGTGACGGTGACACCGGTGCTCACCCGTCCGCCCGCGGCGGCCAGCGCCGCACCCAACGCGCGTGCGATGGCGCCGGATCCACCTTCGGCCACGGGCCAGCCGTACCGGTGCCCGCTGGCCAGGATCATCAGTCCGAGCGAGGCGGTCAGCGGCCGATCCAGCCGGGTGAAGGCGTGCGCGGCCGCCCCGCCGTACAGGGCCCGCGCCTGCTCGGTGTGGAACCAGCCGGCCACCGCGGTGGCCGGCAGCACCGCGCGCGGACCGAAGGCCGCCAGGCGGATCGGATGCCGCGGAATGTTGAGGACCGGGCGCAGCAGGTCTTGGGCCAGGGCGTCGAAGCCCTTGGCCAGTCCGCCGACCGCCGCCTTCCATCGACGGCGATCCGCACCAAGTCCCTTGGCGGTCTTGGTGATCGACTGATAGAGCAGACCGACGGTGCCGTCCTCGAGCGGATGTGCGCAGTCGATCTCCGGCCACTTCCACGTCAGCCCGTAACTCTCGAGTCCGATCTCCTTCCAGAACGGGGAGCCCACGCCGAGCGGATGAAACGCCGAGCAGTGGTCGTGGACGACGCCGGGCACCGTCAATTCACCCGAGCGCACGCCTCCCCCGATGGTGTCCTGCGCCTCGAGCACCTGCACGTCGACGCCCTGGCGGGCCAGGTGGATTGCGGCGGCCAGCCCGTTGGGCCCGGCGCCGACGACGACAGCGGTCGTCATGCCGGCACAGCGCGCAGCGACCTGACGGGAACCGGGAATTCGTCGCCGGGTTCCGGCCAGGGCTGGCGGGTCAGCATGTCCGCGACGTCGACGTACCCGGCCCTGCCACGATTTCTTCTTCGCGCACTTGGTAATCGGCTTCGTCGGCGCCCAGCGCCCGGGACCGCAGGCCGTTGAGCGCACGGCCGTGGGAGTGCATCGACCGGAAGGCCCCCCACCTTGTCGGCCATCACCTCGGCGGTCTCGGCGTCGTAGAGTTTGGCTGCGTCGGCCAGGCGTGGTGATCGACGTCCGGAAGGTCTGGTGACATGAATCCCATGACGGCCCCGTTCCCCAAGTGAAACCAGCGGGTCCAAATGTATCGGGTGCGGCAACACCGATCGGCCGTCGGCCAAGGTCGCCGAACGTGCGCAGTGCGGGAAGATCCAGCCCGACGGATCTTTCCCGACTGGCGCACGCTCGGCGACGGTTAGGCGGACAGACACTCCGTGCGACCCCTCAATCGCCTGGCATGCCGCCCTGGATGTGCGGGCGCCGAGACCACGGCGCCCGTCCGAGGATCAGCGGACCTGATCGCCTCCCGGCAGGGAGAATCGCCGCCGCAGCTTCGCGATCAGGGCTTCGACGGTCTGCCTTTCCCGCAGTTCGACCCGGAACAGGTCGCGGAAACCGAGGACGTTGTCGATGTCGCCGGCGGCTTGCGCGAACGTGATACCAGCCCGGCATTTCTCGATCCGATGGTCGATGCGCCGCAGGTTCGCGGTCAACAGCGCCAGGAAGTACTCGGCTTGGCGCCGATCCCCCGTCGGTGGCTCGGGAAGATAGCGAGGTTCAGCGGGCGGAGCCGGCTTTGGAGCGGTGAAATGCGGTGGAATATGCAGATTCTCATCGGAATGCCGACCCTCGTGGGCACGTACCGCTCGATGCGACGTCGCGCGCAACCGGGGATAGCTGGGCGGCGTGGCGGCGATCATGAGTGAACGATAACGTACCGTATCTTACGGAAACCACGTGTCGCGACGCCGAAGCTCACCACTGCTTTTGTGCGCGCAGCACAACCCGGCCCATCCACCGGCAGACCTCCAGCGCCAACTGCACCTTGAGCACCGCGTCGGGATCATCGAAGTCCTGTCCGCAACGTTCCATGGCCTGACCGACGCGATACTGAATAGTGTTGCGATGCAAGCTCATTGATTCCGCCGTCGCGACATAGCTGCGGTTGCGGAGCAGGAATTCGCGCAACGTTTCACGAAGCCACCGGTTGCGTTCGTCGTCCACGTCGAGGTCGCCCAACACGTCGGCCACGAATCGCCGCAACTCCTCGGGGTCACTGGCCAGCAACGCGATCGGCGCGATATCCCCGTAGCAGACGACCCGGTCACACGGGTGGTCCCCGCCGGCGAGAGCCACCGCCTTGGCACGCTCGGCCTGTCTCAGCGACGTCCGGAACCCGTCCAGGCCGTGCTCGACCCGCCCGAACGCCAGACGCACCTCAATGCCGGCCGACTCGAATGCCGCACGCGCCTGCGTCGGTTGCACCACCCGGCCCGGGGCCGGGGAGAACCACAACCGGGCCTCCCGCTCGTCGGTCGGCACCATCAGGGACCGCCCGACCGCCAGCAACTCCCCCGCCAGCAGCGACGCAGCCTTGTCGAACAGCGCCGCGACGTCGCGGTTGGTCAGCGCGGTATCGGCCCACATCACCGCCGCGATCTGCACGCCGTCCAACCGATAACCCAGCACCATCTCGGCGCGCTGGACATCGATGGGCGTGCCGGCCAGCAGATCGGTGACCCACTGCTGCTGCAGGCCGCTGCGGCGACTCACCCACCGGTCATGCTCCTGCTCGTAGGCGACGATCAGCTGATCCGCGACCACATCGACGACGCAAGCGCAGCGATTCACCAGTTCGACGATCGCCGGAACGCGCTGCGCGGCATCCAACAGCGCGACAAACTGCATCGCCTGTTCCAGGAACCGCGCATGTACCAGGCGGTGTGCCCGCACCAGCGCAGACAACGGCGTACCGCGCTGCGCGGCCGCCCGGGTGTAGGCCAGGGCCGCCGCCGGTGCTTCCAGGAAGGGTTCGGCCTGATCCCGTTCCAGATAGTGGATGCCCGCGACCACGCTCTCGGTGAGGCTGGCCCGCCACATCATCAGCATCCGGCCGTCGTAGTCCAGGCCCGAGATCTGCTTCTGCATCGACTCGAACAAGTCCGCGATGAAGTCCTCGCGGATCGCGTCCATCTGTCGAGCGATCACCGACAGCTGACCCTCACCAGCTTCAGGCACCTCGGGTTCCTTCCGCAGAGTCCCCCGCAACACTCTGCCCGTCTCGAGGCCGGGACGGAATGCTTTGGCCGTCCGGTGTTGCGCGAGACCGTCTACGTCAGTGCGCGCCGCCCCGCCCGCGGCGCGGCAGCGCGGGCCGCAGCGGCTGCGCCCACTGCGCACCGGTCGCGTCGAACAGCCGCCCGATCTCGGCGATATGCATGTCGGCGAGGTCCCACACATCGGGTACCAGCTCGCGGTCGGCGATGAAACCGAAGTCGAGTCGGTCCAGGTAGCTGACCACCGTGATGTTGAGGCCCTGCCCGTCGGTGACGATCGACACCGGAAATTGATGGCACAGCTTGGCGCCCGCGAAGTACAACGGGCGGCGCGGCCCGGGAACGTTGGAGATCACCACGTTGAAGGGCAG
The nucleotide sequence above comes from Mycobacterium kiyosense. Encoded proteins:
- a CDS encoding dehydrogenase translates to MTTAVVVGAGPNGLAAAIHLARQGVDVQVLEAQDTIGGGVRSGELTVPGVVHDHCSAFHPLGVGSPFWKEIGLESYGLTWKWPEIDCAHPLEDGTVGLLYQSITKTAKGLGADRRRWKAAVGGLAKGFDALAQDLLRPVLNIPRHPIRLAAFGPRAVLPATAVAGWFHTEQARALYGGAAAHAFTRLDRPLTASLGLMILASGHRYGWPVAEGGSGAIARALGAALAAAGGRVSTGVTVTRRRDIPTADIVMLDLSPAQVLDLYGDAMPARIRRSYRRYREGSSAFKVDFAIDGDIPWANPDCGRAGTVHLGGSFQEIAETERQRAQGKMVQRPFVLLGQQYLADPSRSAGNINPIYAYAHVPYGYTGDATAAIVDQIERFAPGFRDRIVATVSTSTGELQARNPSFIGGDIIGGANDRLQILFRPRIAVDPYAIGVPGVYLCSQSGPPGAGIHGLCGYHAAEAALRWLHNR